From Zingiber officinale cultivar Zhangliang chromosome 5B, Zo_v1.1, whole genome shotgun sequence, the proteins below share one genomic window:
- the LOC121987617 gene encoding GATA transcription factor 4-like translates to MATEWEVSMAVSCSTTSVVASLIPPPNQNGSFMVAASDADQFASFCGQDFFSASVNCNSSFYSAPEKSAVAGSSLLSSVFEGAQSSFDLSIPQCEDEAELEWLSRFMEESSFSDVEPAPPPPSCVGKKPEVGKSARSKRPRWPSLAMNSLSSSSSSVEFSSDGAGRPKKASVASPRSCTHCESESTPQWRTGPLGPKTLCNACGVRYKSGRLVPEYRPAASPTFVLTQHSNSHRKVMELRRQKELLRP, encoded by the exons ATGGCGACGGAGTGGGAGGTGTCAATGGCGGTTTCTTGTTCCACCACCTCTGTTGTTGCCTCTCTTATTCCGCCGCCGAATCAAAATGGCTCTTTTATGGTCGCCGCCTCCGACGCCGACCAATTTGCGTCCTTCTGCGGCCAGGATTTCTTCTCCGCTTCTGTTAACTGTAACAGCAGTTTTTACTCTGCGCCTGAGAAGTCCGCCGTCGCCGGAAGCAGCTTGTTGTCTTCTGTCTTTGAGGGGGCGCAGAGCTCGTTCGATCTTTCTATTCCG CAATGCGAGGACGAGGCGGAGCTCGAGTGGCTGTCTCGGTTCATGGAGGAATCTTCTTTCTCCGACGTCGAACCGGCGCCGCCGCCGCCATCCTGCGTGGGGAAGAAGCCAGAAGTCGGGAAAAGCGCCAGGAGCAAGCGTCCCCGCTGGCCCTCCCTGGCGATGAATTCGCTATCGTCGTCCTCGTCCTCCGTCGAATTTTCTTCGGACGGCGCCGGGCGGCCGAAGAAGGCCAGCGTGGCGTCCCCGCGGAGCTGCACGCACTGCGAATCCGAGAGCACGCCACAGTGGCGGACGGGGCCGCTGGGGCCGAAGACGCTGTGCAACGCGTGCGGGGTGAGGTACAAATCTGGGCGGCTTGTGCCGGAGTACCGGCCGGCGGCGAGCCCCACCTTCGTCCTGACGCAGCACTCTAACTCCCACCGCAAGGTCATGGAGCTACGGCGCCAGAAGGAGCTCCTCCGCCCGTAG
- the LOC121984965 gene encoding nuclear transport factor 2-like isoform X1: MASVYPGLVDAVQVGAYFLKNYYPILQQKPELVHQFYTELSSMVRFDGTDTESANGMMQIHRLVMCLNFKGIEIKSAHSLESWNGGVLVMVSGYVQLEDYSFRRKFVQTFFLAPQEEGYFVLNDIFHFLEEEHIHQHPAALMPLGDFETNLNVSSPAADTMSVPDYMPGEAQAQDLAPPVHVEEKDTVENYNIVEAPQQLSVSDERLDEPLQDTASYPVALEITREPSPPAAPEEPVGEPTKHTYASILAKGQSGLPMHHPTTIAKASQVGSDRAHSSHQIPQQSQPAINPEKPGSESIEEALLVEDEGDTKSVYVGNLPSSISISDLEQAFKHFGKLRPEGVSIRSRKESDVFYAFIEYEDAIGVQNALKASPVQINGRLIHAEGRRPNSGVSRGKRGRGRGYPSEPSRGRFGGRIFGQGSSRQDGNERDYTSRSRGNSNPQRVQDRGY; encoded by the exons ATGGCTTCTGTGTACCCGGGTCTCGTCGATGCGGTCCAG GTTGGTGCGTATTTCTTGAAGAACTACTATCCGATACTTCAACAAAAGCCGGAACTAGTTCACCAGTTCTACACCGAATTGAGCTCCATGGTACGATTCGATGGGACTGACACAGAATCGGCGAACGGGATGATG CAAATTCATCGTCTTGTCATGTGCCTGAACTTTAAGGGGATAGAGATTAAGTCAGCCCATTCCTTGGAGTCCTGGAATGGTGGAGTTTTGGTGATGGTTTCTGGTTATGTGCAATTGGAAGACTATAGCTTTAGGAGGAAATTTGTTCAAACTTTTTTTCTTGCTCCACAAGAGGAAGGATATTTTGTTCTCAATGACATTTTTCACTTCCTTGAGGAGGAGCACATTCATCAGCACCCTGCAGCCCTGATGCCTCTAGGTGACTTTGAGACTAATTTGAACGTGTCAAGTCCTGCAGCTGATACAA TGTCAGTCCCTGATTACATGCCGGGAGAAGCACAGGCTCAGGACTTAGCGCCTCCAGTTCATGTGGAAGAAAAGGACACAGTGGAGAATTATAACATTGTTGAAGCACCACAGCAACTTTCAGTTTCTGATGAAAGATTAGACGAACCTCTTCAAGATACTGCTTCATATCCGGTCGCTTTGGAGATCACAAGAGAGCCATCACCTCCTGCTGCTCCTGAAGAGCCTGTTGGAGAGCCAACTAAGCACACATATGCCTCTATT CTTGCAAAAGGCCAATCTGGTTTACCCATGCACCATCCAACGACTATTGCCAAAGCCTCTCAAGTTGGTTCAGACCGTGCTCATTCCTCGCATCAAATTCCCCAGCAATCACAGCCGGCTATTAATCCTGAGAAACCCGGCTCTGAGTCAATTGAGGAGGCTTTACTAGTTGAAGATGAAG GTGATACAAAATCTGTCTATGTTGGAAATCTTCCTTCATCCATTTCAATTTCAGACCTTGAACAAGCCTTCAAGCACTTTGGTAAACTAAGACCAGAAGGTGTTTCTATCAGAAGCCGCAAG GAATCTGATGTTTTTTATGCTTTCATTGAATATGAAGATGCCATCGGTGTACAAAATGCACTTAAG GCATCTCCAGTACAGATAAATGGGAGGTTGATTCATGCCGAGGGGAGAAGACCTAATAGCGGTGTTTCACGTGGAA AAAGAGGCAGAGGCAGAGGTTACCCCTCAGAGCCCTCCCGAGGGCgatttggtggccggattttcgGGCAAGGTAGCAGCAGGCAAGACGGCAACGAGAGGGACTATACAAGTCGGTCCAGAGGAAATAGCAATCCCCAACGAGTTCAAGACAGGGGTTACTAG
- the LOC121984965 gene encoding nuclear transport factor 2-like isoform X2: MASVYPGLVDAVQVGAYFLKNYYPILQQKPELVHQFYTELSSMVRFDGTDTESANGMMQIHRLVMCLNFKGIEIKSAHSLESWNGGVLVMVSGYVQLEDYSFRRKFVQTFFLAPQEEGYFVLNDIFHFLEEEHIHQHPAALMPLGDFETNLNVSSPAADTIPDYMPGEAQAQDLAPPVHVEEKDTVENYNIVEAPQQLSVSDERLDEPLQDTASYPVALEITREPSPPAAPEEPVGEPTKHTYASILAKGQSGLPMHHPTTIAKASQVGSDRAHSSHQIPQQSQPAINPEKPGSESIEEALLVEDEGDTKSVYVGNLPSSISISDLEQAFKHFGKLRPEGVSIRSRKESDVFYAFIEYEDAIGVQNALKASPVQINGRLIHAEGRRPNSGVSRGKRGRGRGYPSEPSRGRFGGRIFGQGSSRQDGNERDYTSRSRGNSNPQRVQDRGY, translated from the exons ATGGCTTCTGTGTACCCGGGTCTCGTCGATGCGGTCCAG GTTGGTGCGTATTTCTTGAAGAACTACTATCCGATACTTCAACAAAAGCCGGAACTAGTTCACCAGTTCTACACCGAATTGAGCTCCATGGTACGATTCGATGGGACTGACACAGAATCGGCGAACGGGATGATG CAAATTCATCGTCTTGTCATGTGCCTGAACTTTAAGGGGATAGAGATTAAGTCAGCCCATTCCTTGGAGTCCTGGAATGGTGGAGTTTTGGTGATGGTTTCTGGTTATGTGCAATTGGAAGACTATAGCTTTAGGAGGAAATTTGTTCAAACTTTTTTTCTTGCTCCACAAGAGGAAGGATATTTTGTTCTCAATGACATTTTTCACTTCCTTGAGGAGGAGCACATTCATCAGCACCCTGCAGCCCTGATGCCTCTAGGTGACTTTGAGACTAATTTGAACGTGTCAAGTCCTGCAGCTGATACAA TCCCTGATTACATGCCGGGAGAAGCACAGGCTCAGGACTTAGCGCCTCCAGTTCATGTGGAAGAAAAGGACACAGTGGAGAATTATAACATTGTTGAAGCACCACAGCAACTTTCAGTTTCTGATGAAAGATTAGACGAACCTCTTCAAGATACTGCTTCATATCCGGTCGCTTTGGAGATCACAAGAGAGCCATCACCTCCTGCTGCTCCTGAAGAGCCTGTTGGAGAGCCAACTAAGCACACATATGCCTCTATT CTTGCAAAAGGCCAATCTGGTTTACCCATGCACCATCCAACGACTATTGCCAAAGCCTCTCAAGTTGGTTCAGACCGTGCTCATTCCTCGCATCAAATTCCCCAGCAATCACAGCCGGCTATTAATCCTGAGAAACCCGGCTCTGAGTCAATTGAGGAGGCTTTACTAGTTGAAGATGAAG GTGATACAAAATCTGTCTATGTTGGAAATCTTCCTTCATCCATTTCAATTTCAGACCTTGAACAAGCCTTCAAGCACTTTGGTAAACTAAGACCAGAAGGTGTTTCTATCAGAAGCCGCAAG GAATCTGATGTTTTTTATGCTTTCATTGAATATGAAGATGCCATCGGTGTACAAAATGCACTTAAG GCATCTCCAGTACAGATAAATGGGAGGTTGATTCATGCCGAGGGGAGAAGACCTAATAGCGGTGTTTCACGTGGAA AAAGAGGCAGAGGCAGAGGTTACCCCTCAGAGCCCTCCCGAGGGCgatttggtggccggattttcgGGCAAGGTAGCAGCAGGCAAGACGGCAACGAGAGGGACTATACAAGTCGGTCCAGAGGAAATAGCAATCCCCAACGAGTTCAAGACAGGGGTTACTAG
- the LOC121984966 gene encoding plasmodesmata-located protein 3-like → MARFHLLHFQTLPDRYRLQPSPLTSSTSSTTNDKGCANQTVASGLATLAALSCALTSQAISSKFYHTTASSADGGPSFLGLFKCHGDLSASDCFSPAATPFTMYTVSSFPHDPSPNCSTKPSDPGAVQVAAATWRPGLRPALGRRGGRGFSATSYVSVYTLVQCEGNLSASDCTDCAMQAVELPPARSTSTNATSITMPTASGGVGGNKLPS, encoded by the coding sequence ATGGCCCGCTTTCACCTCCTCCACTTCCAGACTCTTCCCGATCGTTACCGACTGCAACCTTCGCCGCTAACCTCTTCGACCTCATCTACAACAAACGACAAGGGCTGTGCCAATCAAACCGTCGCCAGTGGCCTCGCCACACTCGCCGCTCTCTCCTGCGCCCTCACATCCCAAGCCATCTCCTCCAAGTTCTACCACACCACCGCCTCCTCCGCTGACGGTGGGCCGTCCTTCCTCGGTCTATTCAAGTGCCACGGTGACCTCTCTGCCTCCGATTGCTTCTCCCCGGCTGCTACGCCCTTTACCATGTATACCGTATCCAGCTTCCCCCACGACCCCTCACCCAATTGCTCTACAAAACCTTCGGATCCAGGAGCAGTGCAAGTGGCGGCAGCAACTTGGAGGCCAGGCCTTCGACCAGCTCTAGGGCGGCGTGGCGGGCGGGGGTTTTCCGCCACCAGCTACGTATCCGTCTACACTCTGGTACAGTGCGAGGGCAACCTTTCCGCCAGTGACTGCACTGATTGCGCGATGCAGGCGGTGGAGCTGCCTCCAGCCAGGTCTACATCAACAAATGCTACATCAATTACTATGCCAACGGCATCAGGCGGCGTTGGAGGTAACAAATTGCCATCATAA
- the LOC121984967 gene encoding 60S ribosomal protein L37-3-like encodes MGKGTGSFGKRRNKTHTLCVRCGRRSFHLQKSRCGSCGYPAARIRKYNWSVKAIRRKTTGTGRMRYLRHVPRRFKNNFREGTEAAPRKKTVAAAV; translated from the exons ATG GGGAAGGGAACGGGAAGCTTTGGAAAGCGGAGGAACAAGACCCACACTCTTTGCGTCAGGTGCGGCCGGAGGAGCTTCCACCTCCAGAAGAGCCGGTGCGGTTCATGCGGCTACCCTGCTGCACGAATCCGCAAGT ATAATTGGAGTGTGAAGGCAATTAGAAGAAAGACTACAGGCACTGGAAGGATGAGATATCTTCGCCATGTGCCGCGCCGGTTCAAGAACAACTTTAGAGAAG GTACTGAAgcagcaccaaggaagaagactGTTGCTGCAGCTGTCTAA